In Williamwhitmania sp., the genomic window TCGCCTGTATTTTGCAGGACAAACAAAATGATACAGTATAACAGTTACATTATGGCTTTTATGTATATAGTCACTCACATAACAAAAATATAATTAATTTTCGAAGCAGAGCTTCGAGGAATTAGACCTAACGAGATTAAATGCTGCATGCAGATTATAAGCATGTTCTGCATGCGATATGCTGGTTTGTATTTTTAGTCGGTTAGCAATGATTGATAATAATAATGCAAGATTCTGGATATGCCTCCAAAAGTCAGGTGAAAGGAAAAAAGGCTGAGTTGCGATTTAAGGATATTGATAAATTTTATGATGCGCAAATAGGCACCTTGAAGAGAAAGAAGAACAAAAAGTAGTGCTCATGGCTGCCAATCTTAATTTCATTGCCAAACTTCATCCTAGATTGTTTAACCCATTAAAATAAAGAGTAAAAACCTTCTAATATTATTTCAATATGGCAAGAGTATTTATTACAGGCTCATCAGATGGACTGGGCTTAATGGCAGCGAAGTTGCTGGTTGCCGAAGGTCACAAGGTAGTGCTGCATGGCAGAAATCCTCAGCGTGCTGAGGAAACACTCAGAGCGGTATCTGGAGCCGAAGCAGCAGTTTATGGTGACTTGTCGAGCATTGACGAAACCAAAGAGTTGGCAAAGCAGGTAAATAATCTTGGTGCTTTTGATGCCATAATCCACAATGCAGGCGTTGGTTTTCGTGGACCACACAAAGAGGTTACGGCTGTGGGGATACCCACCATTTTCGCCGTAAATTCGCTGGCTCCATACATCCTTACCTGTTTAATTAATAGACCTAAACGTTTGGTATACGTTAGCTCTGGCCTACATCGAGGTGGCGATATCTCCCTGAAAGACCTGTTTTGGGAAGCACGCCCATGGAATGGATTTAACGCCTACAGCGACACCAAGCTCCACAACCTGATTCTGTCAATGGCCATAGCCCAACGCTGGAAAAATGTTTTATCCAACGCCATTGAACCGGGATGGGTTGCAACCAAATTGGGCGGTGCAGAAGCACCCGATAGTTTGGAAGAAGGATACAAAACGCAAGCGTGGCTTGCCACCAGCAACGATAAGGAGGCCATGGTAACTGGAGGATACTTCTTCCACAAGCGACCTAAAGAATTTCAACATGCAACGGCTATCTCTGAACTACAAGATAAGCTGATACGGGAATATGAGCGTATTTCAGGTATTCCTTTCCCAACCTATTAGCTAGGAATATTGAATTAAGGAAAAGAGTATTATTCCAATCGAAAACAAATGGAAAAAATGAATATTGGATGGATAGGCCTTGGAAATATGGGTATTCCAATGGTGAAGCGGCTTATTGGTTCAGGCAGTCAGGTAAGTGTGTATAATCGCACCAAAGGCAAGGAAAATCTGCTAAACAATGAGAAAATAGATGTTGTTTCCTCCCCGCACGAATTAGCTATAAACTCAGCAGTCATCTTTATCATGGTGTCGGACGATAAAGCCGTAAAAGAGGTATTTATGGGGGTGAATGGACTGCTTGCTGGTGAGAGTACAGATAAAATATTTGTAAACATGAGCACCATATCGCCCGACACGAGCCGGGAGATGGAATTGCAATGCAAACAAAAAGGTTGCAGCTATCTCGACGCCCCTGTTTCAGGTAGCGTAAAGCAAGCTGAGGATGGTTCTTTGGTTATTATGGTGGGTGGAAACAAGCTCGCCTACGAAAAAGTTAAACCGCTATTCGACAGCTTAGGAAAACTTACGCTGCATCTTGGTCAATGTGGTGCAGGAAACTCCGCTAAGCTAGCAGTGAATACGCTGCTTGGCATCATCACGCAAGGATTAGCTGAGGTTGTTCTATTTGCAGAGCAGATGAACGTTAACCCGGAAGATTTACTCAACATTTTGGCCAACGGTGCCATGGGAAGCCCATACATTAAGATTAAGGGTGAAGCCATGCTGAAAGAAAACTTCCAAGCAGCGTTTGCGCTTAAGCACTTGGCCAAAGATTTGAGGCTGGCAAACAGTTGCGGATTAAGCTCACCCCTTGGAAAATTGGCGTTCAATTCGTTTGAAGCGGCCAATGCTAAAGGGCTGGGCGAAGAGGATGTAGTTGCGATTAAGCGTTATTTACTATCGACTGATGACTATTAGAGCATTAAAATGACCTCAATACCGGAGGTGGAAGCAAAAAAGAAAGGGGAAGTTTCGGCGGAATTGCCAAACCTTTCCCTTTCTTCTAATATAAATATGTTCAACTACTTGATGAGCACCATTCGCTTTGTTTCAACGTAGTTATTGCTCTTTAGAACCAAGAAATATACACCAGCGCTCAAAGTGGTAGGCATAAAATCTACCGTATAAACACCTGCAGATTTTTGGCCATTTGCCAAGGTTGCGATAGCCTTACCCTGTGTATCCAAAACAAAAACCTGAACATTTGCAGTCTGTGCCAGTGAATATTGAATTTTCGTGATATCGGAGAATGGGTTTGGGAAATTCTGCTCAAGGGAAATACCAGTGGTGGTAACAACATCATTTATACCAGTTGTCGATTGTGATTCGTTGTAGGCAGTATAAATAAGTTCGGCAATAGAGTGCGCCGATTCCTCAAATAAGTGGTTTGTAATATTACCCAACTTTGCCCACATGGCAGCGATGTAGACATCCCCATAGGAAGAGTCAAGCGCCTTGGCATAGTTGTCCGATTTCAAAACTGTGTCGATGTAGGTGTGGCTATCGTAGATATAGTTGAGAATATACTGCTGAACATCCGGAATCAACGAGATAGATTCTGCCGTGTAGTTGAAATCATAGATGTGGGCATCAACCATATCTGACTCATAGCGAGAGTGAATACCGTAATTCCCTGAAAGTTGACCGTTGTAGTTGGATGTAATATGCAGCGGCATGTGTCCATCGCCCACATAGTGCCCCATATCGGCGGCAGTAAGCACGGCCTTATCTAAATCGCCTCGACGGAAACAGGATACCAACGTATCGTAGGTAGTTTTGGTTGCCCAAGGCAGAATACCCCAGTCGTAAACATTGGCAGAGCTATATTCAGCAATTGCTTGAGCCAACGTATTAGGTAACACACCACTGTTGTTAAACTCGGTATAGTTCTCAATGTCGATGTAGTGCTTGGGAGCCTCATTGGGATCTGAACTCTTGCGGTTATCGGCATCGGAGGCATGCGATGCCAAGGTGGATGACCAGCTGTCGAACTGGCTCAACGCATCGTTAAAGAAAAAAGTGACATGCGAGTTAATACTCTTGTGCCCTTTAGACCCCCAACTGGAAAGAACAAGAACAATGGCAATAACTGCCAGCGATTGAAAGAGAGTTTTTTTCATCTGCAATTTTAAAAAGAAAAAGGACGACAATATACAGCTATTTTTCCTTTTGAACGGTGATAGTGGCGAAAAGTTTAACCGCTAAAAGATAGAAGTTTACACCTGCCTATTTAACAATAGGTTAACGTTAAAATAACATAAAAATAGCTGTGCCCTATTGCACCTTTGGGCCAAGACGGAGGCTATGCCACGGCCGAATTTCCTCCCAACTACTCACCCGCTTAACTCCTGGAAGATTGGCCTGATAAATATTCCAAGGCCTGTTCATTAATGCAACATCTACCTTCTGCTCAACGGCAAGATACTTAGCCATGGCATAGGAATCTTCAATGGCCAACTCAAAATTCATTGCTGTAAGCGCCGATAGCGGTTTGGCAATGGTCATATCCATTTCGGGTCGGTTATACTTATCCACCACCATAAAGTGATCGTAAGGAATGGATAGACTCTGCAGCCATTCAAGCGTTGCCTCGTAAGCTGCAGTAATTCGGCCGGTAACAATGGCTATTTCGAGCCCAGTTTGGTTCCAAGCCCTTAGCGTTTCCACAGCCCCTTCCAATGGCTTAAATTTTAGTATCTCCTCGCGTGTATGCACTAAATGAAAGAAATGGTCGAACTGTGCTTGCGATAGCCCGAAGGAGACGCGAAGATCAAAGGAGGTAAGCTCCTCAAACTTACGTTCAATGCCAAACTCACGTTTAATAATGGCGATATAGGAACGGGTGCTCTCTGCCAGCACGTCATCACAGTCAATGTATATCATAGCTCAAAAAAATGTTGGGGAGGCAAAGATAGTGGAAAGAAATAACTTGGATAAAATTGCCCAGAAGCAAGCAATGATGGAAACTTGATGAAATGAAAAATAGCAATGATGAAACTGTGTCATTATCCAGCGATGCAGGACCTTGTCATAGAAGGAAATAAACCACATACTGCGTTTCCACAAGAGGCTGAATCCTTCTAACTTTATTTAACGCCATTTTCTGGCCATTCCCTTCGTTTAATACATTCATTTTGCTATTTTTGCCGCGTATTTAAATTAATACAACAATTTTCGAGCCTCAAGGATGGCCTAATACGACCAGCTCTATGAATTTTAACTTTCTGCGAAATTGGATTATTGCTATAATCGATTGGTTTTATAAACCATTCAGGAAATACATTCCCCTTGAAACTTTTCGGTATGCGGCCTGTGGTGGAGGAAATATGGTGCTCGACACGATTCTCTACTTCATAAGCTATAACTTCATTTTAAAGAAAGAACCTGTTGATCTTGGTTTTACAACCGTGGCACCGCACATCGCAGCTTTCATTATGGCTTTTTGTATCTCCTTTCCTACAGGGTTCTTGCTTAACAAGTATATCACCTTTATTCAGTCAGAACTTAAGAGCAAAATACAGTTGTTTCGCTATGGTGTAATTGTTGTTGGCTCCATCCTATTTAACTTTGTTCTGCTGGAACTATTTGTGGAGTATTTTGACTTCTATCCCACTCCTTCAAAAATGCTTACCACCGCAATCATAGTGGTGTTCAGCTACTTTTCGCAGAAATACTACTCTTTTAAGACCGATAACAAAGGGCACATCGTTATATATGAGCACTTTTCAAACGAACCTGCATTGGAGTTAGACCCAGAGCAAATTGCAGATACGGTTGGAAATCCCGATGCCATATAATTTTCAATAAAATGCTCTCCTCTCCATCGAACGAAGATTTTGGTAGTAGCCAACCGGTTGCCGTTTGGCTGCGTGACTTCTCCGGAGAGTTAACATACAGCGCCTCGCGAAGCAGCGGTGCCGGCGGACAAAATGTGAATAAGGTGAACTCCAAGGTGGAGCTAAGGTTTAGCATTACGGACTCCTTGCTGCTTTCCGCTACTGAAAAAGAGATAATGGTAAAGAAGCTGGGCGGAAGGGTTACTGCTGCCGGTGAGCTGCTCATTGTTTCGCAGGAGGATCGTTCGCAGCTAAAAAACAAGGAAATCTGCACAGCCAAGTTTTATGAGCTTCTGCAG contains:
- a CDS encoding IS200/IS605 family transposase — its product is MSDYIHKSHNVTVILYHFVCPAKYRR
- a CDS encoding SDR family NAD(P)-dependent oxidoreductase gives rise to the protein MARVFITGSSDGLGLMAAKLLVAEGHKVVLHGRNPQRAEETLRAVSGAEAAVYGDLSSIDETKELAKQVNNLGAFDAIIHNAGVGFRGPHKEVTAVGIPTIFAVNSLAPYILTCLINRPKRLVYVSSGLHRGGDISLKDLFWEARPWNGFNAYSDTKLHNLILSMAIAQRWKNVLSNAIEPGWVATKLGGAEAPDSLEEGYKTQAWLATSNDKEAMVTGGYFFHKRPKEFQHATAISELQDKLIREYERISGIPFPTY
- a CDS encoding NAD(P)-dependent oxidoreductase gives rise to the protein MEKMNIGWIGLGNMGIPMVKRLIGSGSQVSVYNRTKGKENLLNNEKIDVVSSPHELAINSAVIFIMVSDDKAVKEVFMGVNGLLAGESTDKIFVNMSTISPDTSREMELQCKQKGCSYLDAPVSGSVKQAEDGSLVIMVGGNKLAYEKVKPLFDSLGKLTLHLGQCGAGNSAKLAVNTLLGIITQGLAEVVLFAEQMNVNPEDLLNILANGAMGSPYIKIKGEAMLKENFQAAFALKHLAKDLRLANSCGLSSPLGKLAFNSFEAANAKGLGEEDVVAIKRYLLSTDDY
- a CDS encoding T9SS type A sorting domain-containing protein; amino-acid sequence: MKKTLFQSLAVIAIVLVLSSWGSKGHKSINSHVTFFFNDALSQFDSWSSTLASHASDADNRKSSDPNEAPKHYIDIENYTEFNNSGVLPNTLAQAIAEYSSANVYDWGILPWATKTTYDTLVSCFRRGDLDKAVLTAADMGHYVGDGHMPLHITSNYNGQLSGNYGIHSRYESDMVDAHIYDFNYTAESISLIPDVQQYILNYIYDSHTYIDTVLKSDNYAKALDSSYGDVYIAAMWAKLGNITNHLFEESAHSIAELIYTAYNESQSTTGINDVVTTTGISLEQNFPNPFSDITKIQYSLAQTANVQVFVLDTQGKAIATLANGQKSAGVYTVDFMPTTLSAGVYFLVLKSNNYVETKRMVLIK
- a CDS encoding GtrA family protein → MNFNFLRNWIIAIIDWFYKPFRKYIPLETFRYAACGGGNMVLDTILYFISYNFILKKEPVDLGFTTVAPHIAAFIMAFCISFPTGFLLNKYITFIQSELKSKIQLFRYGVIVVGSILFNFVLLELFVEYFDFYPTPSKMLTTAIIVVFSYFSQKYYSFKTDNKGHIVIYEHFSNEPALELDPEQIADTVGNPDAI
- the arfB gene encoding alternative ribosome rescue aminoacyl-tRNA hydrolase ArfB, with the protein product MLSSPSNEDFGSSQPVAVWLRDFSGELTYSASRSSGAGGQNVNKVNSKVELRFSITDSLLLSATEKEIMVKKLGGRVTAAGELLIVSQEDRSQLKNKEICTAKFYELLQQLFTPRKKRRPTKPSRASKEKRLDKKKVQSLKKVLRRKNDF